A single region of the Salvia splendens isolate huo1 chromosome 18, SspV2, whole genome shotgun sequence genome encodes:
- the LOC121776812 gene encoding uncharacterized protein LOC121776812 has protein sequence MSPYQLVFGKSCHLPVELEHKSYWAVKQLNADYYKAGKERQSYMNLLDEFRNEAFENSAIYKERLKTYHDKMIDKREFFPGDLVLLFNARMKLFPGKLKSRWFGPFKVRTVMKNGALELEADDGRVFTANGQNVKTFHTMEQKEEVFQLSLEPQ, from the coding sequence ATGTCACCCTACCAATTGGTGTTTGGGAAATCCTGTCATCTTCCTGTGGAGCTTGAGCACAAATCATATTGGGCAGTGAAGCAGTTAAATGCCGACTACTACAAGGCGGGAAAGGAAAGACAATCTTATATGAATTTGCTCGATGAATTCCGGAATGAGGCGTTCGAAAATTCCGCCATCTACAAGGAGCGCCTCAAAACTTATCATGATAAGATGATCGACAAGCGGGAGTTCTTCCCAGGAGATTTGGTGTTGTTATTCAATGCTCGGATGAAGCTCTTCCCCGGAAAGCTTAAGTCGAGGTGGTTCGGCCCCTTCAAAGTTAGAACTGTGATGAAGAATGGAGCTTTAGAACTTGAAGCTGATGATGGGAGGGTGTTCACGGCCAATGGTCAGAATGTGAAGACGTTTCATACTATGGAGCAGAAGGAAGAAGTGTTCCAACTCTCCTTGGAGCCCCAGTAA